The window GTGGCCCGAAAGCCCTTGTCCTAGGCGGAGAGTACCTGGTGCACCTCGTATGCCTACCTCGCAGGCAGGCTGTGTGCCGACAGAGCGGTTGGGTCGAGCTAGTTTCGCTGCTGAAGGCTCCAGTTCTCCCTGATCTCTCCCTCCCAACTAGAAGAATGCCGAGAAAAGCATTTTTGAAAgtgtccctttttaaaaagaatagcttctttttaaattcctctaAGGTTCAGGATTGCGCCTCGTCCCTACTTCCCTGGGTACTATGGGGGAGAGAACTGTTgggcaggaagagaaaagcacAACTCATTCCCGAAGTCTCTAGCTATCCCTCGCGGGACCCTGGGCACTGGGGATGCGAAGCGTGCGGCAAGGGATGCCGGCCCCTGGCTTGTGCGCGGAGGAGAAACATGCCCTCATTTCAAGGAAGGCCGAGTGCTCGGTGAATTTCAATCAGAGGAGCCGCAGTAATAACAAGAAATGTTGCTTATTGTGCAATTATTACCCCCTTCTCTCCAACCCCTAGGAGCCAATAATATTCACCCCCGAACGTCCGGCCAGGAAAAATCTTCTAAAAGGACCAAAGCCAGAGGCGCCAATCCAGGCCCAGGCTCTTGCCCCAGGACTTTGGCCTCCTCCACCCGCTTTCCGCTTTCCGGCGCCCGACCTCCCCGAGGCTGAAGCGACTGGGTCAGACTTCTAGACTTAAAACGAAGTCGtttatttcagttttgctttCACATTATGTTCCGATACAATCAAACCTCCTGGACGAACCTCTCGAACGAAAGTCCTGCGTGGAGCGCAATCACAGGTCCTGGGCGCCGGGCTAGTACGGCGGACGGACGCGGGATTCAGAGGCGCTGGTGTAAAACATAAAGCTGCTCCGGGAAATGTGGGGCTGATGGTTCGGGACATCCAGGGGCGGAGGCGTAGGAAGCGTGCCGACTCCTCCAATTGGGATTATTCCTGATGTATTTGGACTTCGAAAAAATCCCACTTCGCTCCCAGGCCGGTAGTGTCTCCTGGCCAGGCAAGATTTTGGCCAAAGCAGGGAGCACAGGCGAATGCGGGCTGGCTGTAGGCCTGGCGCAAAAAAAAAGGAGCGCAGGCCGGCTTCGCTAGAAGCCCTCACGCCCAGGCCTTCCCACCAAGTCCCCGGCGCCTCTCAGCCTTGCGCTTCCACAACCCGCCCCCAAACCTCGCAGCTGGGGAAGGTGCGGAGTTTAGAAAGctgtttcagaaaaataaaagtcccaCTTCAACTTTATTGggttaaagcaaaattaaatctTGGCTATTCACACGTATGTTACAGAGGACGAGGAAGCGTCCGGAAGAACCTCCTGGCATTTAGTGGAGCCACAGAACACGAGGGCATTGACAAGCATCAGAACATCAAGCAGCCTTAGATTTCACGATCACTCCGAATAGGACATAGAAATACGGAAATACAGCCAGTTTCCACTGGGAAGAGTTCTTTGAATacaaatgatatatatttatatatatttttgaaccAGTCACCACTAAGGTAAGTCCTGTCTCTGCTAACAAGCAGCGGAGGACACAAAGTATCTTCAGCTAATTAACTCTTGAGCGGTGTTTTAAGAGCAATACTTGCCAAATTAAAACTACCTCCcccattcaaaaaacaaaacaaaaaccttattCCCCTCTCCAAACTAAAAAGGGGGAGGAGTATATTAGATTTCAGCAGGTGGAAAGATTCCGAGGGGGCTGAGGAGGAAGATATTTCACGTTATACAGTGAAATACAAAGtttcttttgtataaattttaggGAACATGAACATGGGGGTAAGAAACAATGACAAGGCAGTCTCTCTTTCTTGATTACTTCAACCGGAATGGGGGAGGCgagtttatttttggaaatgGGAGTGCGCAGAGCTAAGCAGAATTTGCTTCTCCTAATGAGGAAAGGGACAAAGTTGTCCCACCGGCCGCCGGTGCACACCTTTTACCCGGATACAGCTGGGGACCATGTAGGAAGTTTCCAGTCTTGCCGTCTTCTCATtccccctcctgccttcctcctgcctttgccctctccctgcctccattaCGGTGATGAGCCAGTCAGAGGGGAAAGACCAGGAATCCAGAGAAGGTCGAGTACTTCCAGCCCCCCATCAAGTTCCCTCGCTCCAGCTTGAGGTATGCTCGGTCGCCTTTCTCCATCTGGATGAGAACTCCATTGCTGGCGGCCTCCCGGGTCACGTCCTGGTCACCAGCAAAGGCTGAAATCACCGGCCACCCGTTTAACATGAGGCTTACCTGGGAAAGAGAAAGGCCTACTTCAGAGGCGCAACAGAGGAGGGTACCTAAGCAGCAGTGGAGATGCGAACCTTCCCCGCTTGGCTAACAACCACAAAGGCCTGGGAGCATGGTGGAAGGGGGTGGGTGGTTTAAAAAGGGGGCTCTGCAGCTTACTGCTGAGGGACCAGTGGGGCGAAAAACAGCCAATCTGGGTGACAGGAAGGGTCTGCCCCCAAAATGGGAGTCGCTTTCATTCCTAAAGCGCGCCAAGCAAAGCCTGACTGCGTTTTTACCCAGCTTAACGAACCCATAGGCAGCTCTGGTGTCCCAAGACATTcgcttccacccccacccctaccccctgccccaccccgctTCAAAGAGAAACTCGGGCAACTGGAGTTTCCGGGAGAACCAAGCCAAACCAAACCCTGCTTCCTCCCGGTCCTAGCTGCCTGACACAGTGGAGACACGGTAGGGAAGCTGGGCAAGGCTTCGGACTGATGAGAAATTCTGCCAGGGCTGCACTCTGTGCTTCATCCCCAGAACCGGCCGTGCCATCACCACTTGGTTTTGCCCTTGCGGTGGCATCAGCAGCCAAAGGCCCAGCGCCCTCTCCCCAGCCGTGCATCCCGGCTCTTGTCTTTGCCCAAAGGAAACCTGGACACCTTTGGGAACCTGGAGGGACGGTGAGTGCTGACACGGGCACAGCtggagcccgggggggggggggagcagcacTACACCCGCCCCTTGCTCTCTCCACCCTTCAAACGCTTGGGCTCGGCGCCCGCCGGTAGTTCAAAAACCCAGAGTCTCCAAAGGGATGCCAGGAGCACCCTTCCCATCCCGGCCCGAGCGTGGTGCTAAAGGCAAGCGCACAGGAGTCCAGGCTTCCGAGCTGGGACAGAGAATGAGGATACGGTCTGTGGAGCTGAAGGCAACGGTCACAGAAAGCTTCTGGAAAGAGGAACTGTCTTTGATGCTAACCAGCAACCGCTACGGGAAATCCCTGGTATCCCGTAGGAAAAGGGGAAGAACCTCTTTGGAGGGGCCCAGAAGGCGAAGGCAGGAAACTCTGTGTGGGAAGAGGACTAGGTTCCAAGAGCCCgcgagagaagaaaacaagagacagTCCAAGCCACAGAACTATGAGGCTCTGCTACTCGTCCATCCAAGCAACCCCAGGCACATGCAGCTGCCCCTTctatctcccaccccccatacGGCCGCTCACTCCAGCAGGTAATAGCCCTCTGCCGGGCCCGGGGCCTGACCCTGAGGCAGCGGCTGACCTGAATGGTCTGTCTGTTGTAGACTTTTACCACGTGGAAGTTAAAACTGTAGATCCCTTTGCGCGGGGCGATGAAAGTACTGCGTTCTGAATCAAAGTTGTTCCCGATGTTCACTAGTACCTACAATGAGACGGGAACGAAGGGAAGTAGACAAGAGTCAGTCCCGAACTCCTGCTCCCGAGGCTCCGCAGAGCCTTGGAGTGGATCGAACATCaaccctccacctctccccctcaCAAACCAATCTGATGGAGCGCTCACCTGGTCAAAGTAGATGATCATAGTGCGATTACTCATCTCGGACGGCTCGTGGTTGGTGCTTCTGATGGCAGAGAAAGCCACCTTGGCGCTGCCGGAGCGCACAGAGATGCCGAGAGCTGTGCCCGTGGGATCGGACGTGGGGTTGGAGTCGCACACCACCAGGCACTTGCCTTCCAGCACGATGGGCTCCGTCTCATTCTGCCCGCGGGCCGGGCCCGCCAGCCACGCCgcccccagcagcagcagctccaCGACGCCCAGCATCGCGGCGCCGgcgcccaccccgccccccaccccgggggctgCCTGCGCCAgccgcccccccgccccaaccccacGCCGAAGCCCCCTCCTCAGCTCCGTGCGCAGCTTCGCAGATGCCGCTCTGGACACTACTGCTCTTCCTTGCACTCCGTGGCAAGCGTGCCCCCCGCGCGATGCTCCCGGAGCCCCTCCCGGGCCTCAGGGGTGCCGCGGCTGCCCAGCCGCACTTGGATACATAGCCGCTGCCGCTCGGTCCCCGCTGCTTCCGCCGCCTCCTGCTCGCacccgccgctgccgccgccgccgccgctctgAATTATTGATGCAGCCGGCGCTGCAGCCGGAGCGGGCGGAGAGCGCGCGCCGGGCACAAAGGCGCGGACCACGGCCTAGCCCCGCCCCCGCTGCCTCCCAGCCCGCCTCCCTCCACAGCTCCGCCTTCCCACTGGTCGAGGCTCCGCCTCCCAACCAATCCTAATGCGCCGCGCTCCCCGCTGAGCCAATGGAGGCGCTGTCCGCGCGCGGCCACCTGACCCCGGGCACCGTTGTTATTAGGCGCGGCGAGGCGGGCGGCGCGCGGCAGCAGGGTTGGGCTCTGGCCGGGAGTCGACTGAGGGAGCGAGGGCCGGGGGcgcgcgcgggcgcgcgcgcgcccgTGTCCGGACCTTCCGCCGCGGCCGCTAGCTCTTTCGCTTTCCGCCTCAGGCCGCGGTCTTGTTCAGCCCTCTCAGCCCTTCCGCGCGCCTCCAATCGCCGGCCCGCAGGTAGGAGGCGGCGCGCGCGCCCAGGTCGGGAATGGAATCAGCCGTGCGGGGGGCGCCCGCGTGTCGGCGCGCGGGGCGGGAGGGGAGCGCCCCCCAGCGGGCGCAGGCGCGAGGGGCAGCCGGCGCGCGGGTGAGCTTGAGCGAGCGAGCCGGCCGGGCGACCCGGCTGCAGGGCGCGTGCgtgcgcggcggggcgggggcggggcggggcctgcgccGTGGCCTCCCGGGGAGGCGCAGGTGCCGCGGTCCCAGGCCGGCTCACCGGATCCCACGCCAGCTTCAGCACCTGGCTCCGCAGCCCTCGGCCACCGGGATGGAGCTCGCCCAGCCTCCCTTGCGCCCCTCTCCAACCCCCCTGTCTGCCGGCCACGGggtcccaccttccttccttccttccttccttccttccttccttccttccttccttccttccttccgtccttccgtccttcctttctttttcggGATAGATCTTTGAACGTGTACGAAGTCGCAGGCACTGGGCCAGGCGCTGAGGATGCCGTGGCGAGCCAAAACAGCGAGGCCCGCCTTGGTGACTCTTTAGGCAGTAACTAGTACAGTGGCGTCGCACGCAGGCTCATTTATCTGATACCGTTTTCTCTTTTGCACTTACAATTATATATTGCATCcgtattttttcaatatattgtgCACCTTTACTACTTGTTTTAGCCACACGTTCCTGCACATCAACGTTGAGTGTAGACACCAAATCTTGTGATGTATGGGCGATTTTTCAAGAGTAATTATGACCCTACAAGAATTTTTGCCTCACTTATTGACTTAGAACTTTACACACACACGTAATCTCAAACAGGGAAGTAAAAATGCAGTTATGCTAAGTGGCAGGCAGAGGGGAGCTgcggagaaagagaaaagggcgCGTTCCAGCCCGAGGTGCCGGCAGGCGGAGACCTGAGGGATGAAAGTCTGCAGTTAACCAGGCGGAAGCAGAAGGGCGAACGGACCTCTCGGTTGTGTCCAGAGCAGAAGTGCCAGCTCCGGACCCTAAGCAGAGGCGGGTTGGGATGGTGGCCATCGGGGCACCTGGCACTCGGGTCACCCCCGTGCGACCTTGAACCTGAGTGCTCAGCCAAGCCAGAATGGATGTTCGGCTGGCTGCAGCCAGGCGCAAGCGCTGGGACCTGCAGGCGCGGACTGCCTACACTTCCTTTGGATCTCAGGGCTCGCTGCCCACAGGGTCTCCTGCCCCTGGGGTACTCGTTCCCCCACGCGGGGAAACCTGTCTTGGAATCGCCAATTGCCACACCTTTCAGATTCTCagcctttgtttcttttgagacttTGATAGCTGTCTAAAGAATTACCTTGGGGGAATCCCAGCTCCGACCCCCGCCTCTGTTTGGAAGACCACCGGGGTCACTGGGCTcgccaagaaaaaggaaagggtggggaaagaggcaacaattttactttaaattaaaatgacacaaaaatattttttcaactcCGATCTTTTTGAGACATCCCCAGAAAGCGTTGCCAGCTGCGATTACACCTAATGTGAGAGCATGAACTAGTTTAGGAGGTGAGAGGTGAATAACGAGACACCATGCAATATAGCGGCCATCCAGTATAGCTGgaagcggtggggggggggggtgtccctggAGAAGCACTCGTGTAGAACCAACGGTATACTCTTCAGTCAGTCATTGCACAGATATTTCCTAAGTACCGGCTCTGTCGGGGAAAGCCAGCTTTTATGGCGCTCACAAGCAGGACTGAGATTACCTGGAGGGGGTTGGTCGCcagccctttcctcttcttttcatgGTGAGGCTATAGTAGGGCAGTGCCCAAGCCTGAACTGCCATCCCTATGCTGGTGATGCTCCATCTGGCATCTCCCATCTCAGCCTCTCTGCAGCCCAGGCCTTTCATACTGAATGCCTGTTGGACCTTTTTGCTTATACACCCTGCAGGCATGTTTAACTGACCCACACTTTgtctccttccttgcctcccaAATTCTGTGCCTTCCTTCTTCACCTATTTCAATGACAACAGCCACACCCACCTGGGACCCCCACATCTAATTTGATTCCATCTCTATGTCCTATTGTTTGAATGATTTTCATAGGGCTGCCTATTTGGCATTCATCTTTCTGGCCCAGGCTACTTCAAGAGCCTCCTAATTTATCACTGAGGGATTAGTGCAACAATTGCACCCTGGCTTTGCTAGATAATGTTTAATCTTCCATTTGATGAATATCTGTTGAATGCTTTGAGGTATCTAACCTCCTCACTCCTCTGGCATTCTCCGTCCCTCTTCCACAta is drawn from Felis catus isolate Fca126 chromosome E2, F.catus_Fca126_mat1.0, whole genome shotgun sequence and contains these coding sequences:
- the CBLN1 gene encoding cerebellin-1 — protein: MLGVVELLLLGAAWLAGPARGQNETEPIVLEGKCLVVCDSNPTSDPTGTALGISVRSGSAKVAFSAIRSTNHEPSEMSNRTMIIYFDQVLVNIGNNFDSERSTFIAPRKGIYSFNFHVVKVYNRQTIQVSLMLNGWPVISAFAGDQDVTREAASNGVLIQMEKGDRAYLKLERGNLMGGWKYSTFSGFLVFPL